One region of Natronorubrum aibiense genomic DNA includes:
- the dpsA gene encoding DNA starvation/stationary phase protection protein DpsA, protein MSTQKTVRQQADVVEANELRLEQDKAEQIVDALNTELANAYVLYHQLKKHHWVVEGAEFLPLHEFLEEAYEHVEEGADVIAERAQALGGVPVSGPTNQEQRATVEFEGEDVYDVRTMFQNDLEMYGDIIESMRDSIELAENLGDYATAEILREILVTLEEDGHHFEHYLEDDTLVLEEATK, encoded by the coding sequence ATGAGCACTCAGAAGACCGTCCGTCAACAGGCAGACGTCGTCGAAGCGAACGAACTCCGACTCGAGCAAGACAAGGCCGAGCAGATCGTCGACGCGTTGAACACGGAGCTGGCGAACGCCTACGTGCTGTACCACCAGCTCAAAAAGCACCACTGGGTCGTCGAAGGTGCCGAGTTCCTGCCACTCCACGAGTTCTTAGAGGAGGCCTACGAACACGTCGAGGAGGGCGCAGACGTCATCGCCGAGCGCGCACAGGCGCTGGGCGGCGTCCCCGTCTCTGGGCCGACCAATCAGGAACAGCGAGCAACCGTCGAATTCGAGGGTGAGGACGTCTACGACGTCCGAACGATGTTCCAAAACGATCTCGAGATGTACGGCGACATCATCGAGTCGATGCGCGACAGTATCGAACTCGCCGAAAACCTCGGCGACTACGCGACCGCCGAAATCCTGCGTGAGATCCTCGTGACACTCGAGGAAGACGGCCACCACTTCGAGCACTACCTCGAGGACGACACGCTGGTGCTCGAAGAAGCGACGAAGTAA
- a CDS encoding aldehyde dehydrogenase family protein — protein MATRVAQRRERIYVDGEWLETENVISVSDLADGGTFAQVAAADPATAHAALEAAHEIKPELRETTVVERAQWCETIAEGLREREEELAEVIVREAGKPISSARGEVEQAATRFDRAAEEARTIVSKGEYREGSTEGHEGWQAIVKHEPIGAVLCITPYNYPLATTALQVAPALAAGNSVLLKPASKTPISAAILADVIADVDGIPDGAFNFVPGEASEIGDLLSGDDRINAIAMTGSSGAGKHVARESGMVNLHMELGGNAPAVVFDDADLTDVAGNCAKGSFKYAGQRCSAISRVLAHEDVHDDLVDLIDEQMDAWQAGDLFDEDTALGPLISEAQADWVEELVEDAVEKGAEIVRGGERRAPKGVPDELGSQFFEPTLLANVPHDARIVDEEQFGPIAVITTFEDEDEALEIANGSDLALDAAVFTSDYKRAMRMAERIDAGAVRINGAPSHGLGDVPFGGNKDSGIGREGLDASIHEMMRKKSIVL, from the coding sequence ATGGCAACGAGAGTCGCACAGCGGAGAGAGCGGATCTACGTCGACGGGGAATGGCTCGAGACCGAGAACGTGATTTCGGTATCGGATCTCGCCGACGGCGGGACCTTCGCACAGGTCGCCGCGGCGGATCCGGCTACGGCACACGCCGCCCTCGAAGCGGCCCACGAGATCAAACCGGAACTGCGCGAGACGACGGTTGTCGAGCGTGCGCAGTGGTGTGAGACGATCGCAGAGGGACTTCGCGAGCGGGAAGAAGAACTCGCGGAGGTCATCGTGCGCGAGGCTGGCAAGCCCATCTCGTCGGCCCGCGGCGAGGTCGAACAGGCCGCGACGCGGTTCGACCGCGCGGCCGAAGAGGCCCGCACCATCGTCAGCAAAGGCGAGTACCGCGAGGGCTCGACCGAGGGCCACGAGGGCTGGCAAGCGATCGTCAAACACGAGCCGATCGGTGCTGTGCTCTGCATCACGCCGTATAACTATCCGCTGGCAACGACGGCATTACAAGTTGCCCCTGCACTCGCAGCGGGCAACAGCGTCCTGCTCAAGCCCGCGAGCAAGACGCCGATCTCGGCGGCGATTCTCGCGGACGTCATCGCCGACGTCGACGGAATTCCGGACGGCGCGTTCAACTTCGTCCCCGGCGAAGCGAGCGAGATCGGGGACCTCCTCTCGGGCGACGATCGCATCAACGCGATCGCCATGACCGGTTCCTCGGGGGCCGGGAAACACGTCGCTCGCGAGAGCGGCATGGTCAACCTCCATATGGAACTCGGTGGCAACGCACCGGCAGTCGTCTTCGACGACGCTGACCTCACCGACGTCGCGGGCAACTGCGCGAAGGGGTCGTTCAAGTACGCCGGCCAGCGCTGCTCGGCCATCTCGCGCGTGCTCGCCCACGAGGACGTCCACGACGACCTCGTCGATCTGATCGACGAGCAGATGGACGCTTGGCAAGCCGGCGACCTCTTCGACGAGGACACCGCGCTCGGCCCACTCATCTCCGAAGCGCAGGCCGATTGGGTCGAAGAACTCGTCGAGGACGCCGTCGAGAAAGGGGCCGAAATCGTCCGCGGCGGCGAACGCCGCGCCCCCAAGGGCGTCCCGGACGAACTCGGTAGCCAGTTCTTCGAGCCGACGCTGCTCGCGAACGTCCCTCACGACGCCCGCATCGTCGACGAAGAGCAGTTCGGCCCTATCGCCGTTATCACCACCTTCGAAGACGAGGACGAAGCCCTCGAGATCGCCAACGGCTCGGATCTCGCACTCGACGCGGCGGTCTTCACTAGCGACTACAAGCGCGCGATGCGGATGGCCGAGCGCATCGACGCCGGTGCGGTCCGGATCAACGGTGCACCAAGCCACGGGCTCGGCGACGTTCCATTCGGCGGCAACAAAGACTCCGGTATCGGCCGCGAGGGACTCGACGCCTCGATCCACGAGATGATGCGCAAGAAGAGCATCGTCCTGTAG
- a CDS encoding YhjD/YihY/BrkB family envelope integrity protein codes for MASSVRGMLSFGRSIVDGVQEKNVPFMAASIAYQAFISLLPLLVLVFFLVTIVGDETFAAEVTATTEGFLPDSGQLLIEDALEDSPATAGSSIIGVVVLLWGSLKIFRGLDTAFSEIYGTTNESSFVDQLRDALLVFGAIGGALFVAAATGILFAFLPSIPGLGVIQSLLLVAVLSVAFYPMYYYFPDVSTSRREVIPGVVLAAVGWMALQSLFRVYVSFAADSEGAGPVGAILLLLTWLYFGGLILLSGAVVNAIGTGYLEPGTDDDSAALTDDSIAETDRDPFIDDRQRERTRLTDRADALERERDKLRLDLRAQRERRTQLEDRATTLEETVSTLEEENDRLRRELEAQSQSERQPAWRRYADAVLGHVRTVKVGVLERTR; via the coding sequence ATGGCTAGCAGCGTCCGCGGCATGCTTTCGTTCGGCCGATCAATCGTCGACGGAGTTCAAGAAAAGAACGTGCCGTTTATGGCCGCAAGCATCGCGTATCAGGCGTTCATTTCGTTACTGCCGTTGCTCGTCCTGGTGTTCTTTCTCGTCACGATCGTCGGCGACGAGACGTTCGCGGCCGAAGTCACTGCCACAACCGAGGGCTTTCTTCCCGACAGTGGTCAGCTCCTGATCGAAGACGCACTCGAGGACTCGCCCGCGACGGCGGGGTCGTCGATCATCGGGGTCGTCGTGCTCCTGTGGGGATCGCTGAAGATCTTCCGCGGACTGGATACGGCCTTTTCGGAGATCTACGGCACCACGAACGAGAGTTCGTTCGTCGACCAACTCCGTGACGCCCTGCTCGTCTTCGGCGCGATCGGTGGCGCACTGTTCGTGGCGGCCGCAACGGGCATCCTGTTCGCGTTTCTCCCCTCGATTCCGGGGCTGGGTGTGATCCAATCGCTCCTGCTCGTCGCCGTCCTCTCAGTCGCGTTCTACCCGATGTACTACTACTTTCCCGATGTCAGTACCTCCCGGCGGGAGGTCATCCCCGGCGTCGTGCTCGCAGCCGTCGGCTGGATGGCACTCCAGTCGCTGTTCCGCGTGTACGTTTCGTTCGCCGCTGATTCGGAGGGCGCAGGGCCAGTCGGAGCCATCCTCCTCTTACTGACGTGGCTGTACTTCGGCGGGCTCATCTTGCTTTCCGGCGCCGTCGTCAACGCGATCGGGACCGGGTACCTCGAGCCCGGAACCGATGACGACTCGGCTGCGCTTACTGACGACTCGATCGCCGAAACCGACCGTGACCCGTTCATCGACGACCGTCAACGAGAACGCACGCGTCTCACCGACCGAGCCGACGCCCTCGAGCGCGAACGGGATAAGCTCCGACTCGACCTGCGCGCCCAGCGCGAGCGTCGAACCCAACTCGAGGACCGAGCGACGACCCTCGAGGAAACCGTCAGCACGCTCGAGGAAGAAAACGATCGCCTGCGACGCGAACTCGAGGCCCAGTCTCAATCGGAGCGCCAGCCAGCCTGGCGACGATACGCCGACGCAGTGCTCGGCCACGTTCGGACGGTCAAAGTCGGCGTTCTCGAGCGAACGCGGTAG
- a CDS encoding metal ABC transporter substrate-binding protein, with the protein MDLTRRTLVKATAGVVATGGIAGCLDDVSSADVGLDSGYAAFFTLWDWAEQVSGDEIEFENPVGTGEAGHGWSPSGDLTREIADSGAFIYLDTPEFSWAQDIAATLESDYDAVAVIDGLEGLDDQLLGWDHEVDTAEHDHEEDDHSHDDDHSHENDSHDDHDHDDDHNHENDSHDDHDHDESSADPHVWLDPVLAQDIVDTIATGLADADPDNADTYEENAAAYRSELESLDERFEELVADADQQTVVFAGHDSFTYLQDRYGFEIHTPIGVSPQEDVSSSAISETIDLVDEEGIDTVLYDPFEAPEGQYPPLVETLLESSAATDAMELTHMSGTLSTWADNDWGYREQMEEINLPAFREALNAQ; encoded by the coding sequence ATGGATCTAACACGACGGACGCTGGTGAAAGCGACTGCCGGCGTGGTCGCAACCGGCGGCATCGCTGGTTGTCTCGACGATGTAAGTAGTGCAGACGTGGGCCTCGACAGCGGCTATGCAGCCTTCTTTACGCTGTGGGACTGGGCCGAACAGGTAAGTGGCGACGAGATCGAGTTCGAGAACCCGGTTGGGACCGGTGAAGCCGGACACGGGTGGTCACCGAGTGGCGACCTCACTCGAGAAATTGCCGATTCGGGTGCGTTCATCTATCTCGACACGCCCGAGTTCTCGTGGGCACAGGATATCGCGGCCACGCTCGAGTCGGACTACGACGCCGTCGCCGTCATCGATGGGCTCGAAGGGCTCGACGATCAGTTGCTCGGCTGGGATCACGAGGTCGACACTGCAGAACACGACCACGAGGAGGACGACCACAGCCACGACGACGACCACAGCCACGAAAACGACAGTCACGACGACCACGACCACGACGACGACCACAACCACGAAAACGACAGTCACGACGACCACGACCACGACGAGTCGTCAGCCGACCCCCACGTCTGGCTCGATCCCGTCCTCGCACAGGATATCGTCGACACCATCGCGACGGGGCTCGCCGACGCCGATCCGGACAACGCAGATACCTACGAGGAAAACGCCGCTGCGTATCGCAGCGAACTCGAGTCACTCGACGAGCGGTTCGAAGAACTCGTCGCCGATGCCGACCAACAGACTGTCGTCTTCGCCGGTCACGACTCCTTTACCTACCTCCAGGATCGATACGGATTCGAGATCCACACGCCTATCGGCGTCTCCCCGCAAGAAGACGTCAGCTCGAGCGCTATCTCGGAAACGATCGACCTCGTCGATGAGGAAGGCATCGACACCGTCCTCTACGATCCCTTCGAGGCACCCGAAGGACAGTATCCACCGTTGGTCGAGACCCTTCTCGAGAGTAGCGCGGCAACCGACGCGATGGAACTGACGCACATGTCAGGCACCCTCAGTACGTGGGCTGACAACGACTGGGGCTACCGCGAGCAAATGGAAGAAATAAACCTCCCCGCGTTCAGAGAAGCACTTAACGCACAGTGA
- a CDS encoding metal ABC transporter ATP-binding protein: MTVVTLENVTFAYGDQPAVRDVSLSVEEGDFLGLIGPNGSGKTTLLHLMLGLHSPDSGTIELFDEPVSTFDDGERIGYVSQQATSGGGSMPVTVREAVTMGRFARAGHGRLTDEDHAIVDDALETVDITDLADRQVNQLSGGQRQRAYIARALASEADLLALDEPTVGVDAESRDAFYQLLESLNESGITIILIEHDIGVVTDRANRIACINTELYHHGDTESFVESDALTEAYGATGQVVHHHH, encoded by the coding sequence GTGACCGTCGTAACTCTCGAAAACGTAACATTTGCCTACGGTGACCAGCCGGCCGTCCGAGACGTCTCGCTGTCGGTCGAAGAAGGGGATTTCCTCGGACTGATCGGACCCAACGGATCGGGGAAAACGACGCTCTTGCATCTCATGCTGGGCCTGCACAGTCCCGACAGCGGCACGATCGAACTGTTCGACGAACCGGTTTCGACGTTCGACGACGGCGAACGGATCGGCTACGTCTCCCAGCAGGCAACCAGCGGCGGCGGTTCGATGCCGGTTACCGTCCGCGAGGCCGTCACGATGGGACGGTTCGCCCGCGCAGGCCACGGGCGGCTGACCGACGAGGACCACGCAATCGTCGACGACGCCCTCGAGACGGTCGACATTACCGACCTCGCGGACCGGCAGGTCAACCAGCTTTCGGGCGGCCAGCGACAACGAGCCTACATCGCGCGGGCACTGGCCTCCGAGGCCGACCTCCTCGCGCTCGACGAGCCGACCGTCGGCGTCGACGCCGAGTCACGCGACGCGTTCTACCAGTTGCTCGAGTCGCTCAACGAGTCGGGGATCACGATTATCCTGATCGAACACGACATCGGCGTCGTCACGGATCGGGCAAACCGGATCGCCTGCATCAACACCGAGCTCTACCACCACGGTGACACGGAATCGTTCGTCGAAAGCGACGCCTTGACCGAGGCCTACGGCGCGACGGGCCAGGTCGTCCACCACCACCACTGA
- a CDS encoding metal ABC transporter permease, which produces MSRNETLRRRLEHVGIGLTAILAVAMIVLLAIDALRAYPVASGAYDQARIAGWWLDHYLGTNVFYHPFMWRSIATGVLIGVVAPLVGTYLVHREMALIGETLAHTAFAGVAVGLVVSGVTGWNGSLMLVALVVGILGALGVQWLAERTDTYGDVPIAIMLTGSFAVGTLIISYGRGMTGFNVEDYLFGSISVVTPSGARLMAVITVVVVALIVGTYKQLLFITFDEQAARVARLNVTWYNTLLIVMTAIVVVGAMQILGVILVAAMLVVPVAAATQIAHSFRETLYLSILFGQAAVIGGFVFSISQGLPTGGSIVVVAIAFYLLAIAASSRSTTAISTH; this is translated from the coding sequence ATGAGCCGAAACGAGACCCTCCGTCGACGACTCGAGCACGTCGGGATCGGTCTGACCGCGATCCTCGCGGTCGCGATGATCGTGTTGCTGGCCATCGATGCGCTGCGAGCGTATCCCGTCGCGAGCGGCGCGTACGATCAAGCACGGATCGCGGGCTGGTGGCTCGACCACTACCTGGGGACGAACGTCTTCTACCATCCGTTCATGTGGCGGTCGATCGCGACCGGCGTGCTGATCGGCGTCGTCGCGCCGCTGGTCGGAACGTATCTCGTTCACCGCGAGATGGCCCTGATCGGCGAGACGCTGGCGCATACGGCATTTGCCGGCGTCGCGGTCGGCCTGGTGGTGAGCGGAGTGACCGGCTGGAACGGCTCGCTGATGCTCGTTGCCCTGGTTGTGGGGATTCTCGGCGCCCTCGGCGTCCAGTGGCTCGCCGAACGAACCGACACCTACGGCGACGTGCCGATCGCGATCATGCTGACTGGCAGCTTCGCCGTCGGGACGCTCATCATCAGCTACGGCCGCGGGATGACCGGCTTCAACGTCGAGGACTACCTCTTCGGGAGCATCTCCGTCGTTACTCCGTCCGGGGCGCGGCTGATGGCTGTCATCACCGTCGTCGTCGTGGCCCTCATCGTCGGGACCTACAAGCAACTGCTGTTCATCACCTTCGACGAGCAGGCTGCCCGGGTCGCACGGCTCAACGTCACCTGGTACAACACCCTGCTGATCGTTATGACGGCCATCGTCGTCGTCGGCGCGATGCAGATCCTCGGCGTGATTCTCGTCGCCGCGATGCTCGTCGTCCCCGTCGCTGCCGCCACCCAGATCGCCCACAGCTTCCGGGAGACGCTGTATCTCTCGATCCTCTTTGGGCAGGCAGCCGTCATCGGCGGGTTCGTGTTCTCGATCTCGCAGGGGCTGCCGACCGGCGGTTCGATCGTCGTCGTCGCGATCGCCTTCTACCTGCTCGCGATTGCAGCCTCGAGTCGGTCGACAACCGCGATTTCGACGCACTGA
- a CDS encoding acetate--CoA ligase family protein: protein MGRLSALFDPETVAVVGATDRDGAVGRAIVENLHDEFVGEVVPINPNRDEILGLECYPAVSSAPPVDLAVVVVPPDIVLESLRDIAEAGTKNVVVITAGFSETGSEGARRERKLRDLADEYDLNVVGPNSLGIMSTPVDMNASFGPEDALEGSISFMSQSGAFITAVLDWASDQGIGFQDVVSLGNKAVLDETDFIREWGDDPDTDVIIGYLEGIDDGDEFIRTAREVTEETPIVLVKSGRTDAGAQAASSHTGAIAGSERAYEAGLEQAGVIRANSVQELFDYARALSGLSEPDSDGVAVVTNAGGPGVLTTDAVGDTRLEMAGFTDETLDELSEAMPKEANIYNPIDAIGDADAERFGEALDIALGDPNVGSAVVVSAPTAVLEYDTLAETVIEKQHDHETPVVTCLMGGQRARAAESVLREFGVPNYFDPARAVSGLDALVQYRNVRTETVSDPTQFDVDRERARDILERAADRDDNRLGVESMDLLEAYGIPTPDGEIVDDPDRALEVASGIDGDVVMKIVSPDISHKSDIGGVKVGVADADVYDAYEDLVARARNYQPDATILGVQVQEMVDLDVATETIVGMNRDPQFGPLLLFGLGGIFVEILEDTSVRVAPVGEDEAREMVDEIKAAPLLRGARGREPAAVDEIVETVQRLSQLVTDFPAILELDINPLVAGPDGVQAIDLRLTVDTENL from the coding sequence ATGGGACGGTTATCTGCGCTGTTCGACCCCGAGACCGTCGCCGTAGTCGGTGCGACCGACCGTGACGGAGCGGTCGGTCGTGCGATCGTCGAGAACCTCCACGACGAGTTCGTCGGAGAGGTCGTGCCGATCAATCCGAACCGCGACGAGATCCTCGGGCTCGAGTGTTATCCAGCTGTGTCGAGTGCGCCGCCGGTCGATCTGGCGGTGGTCGTAGTCCCGCCCGATATCGTCCTCGAGTCGCTTCGCGATATCGCCGAGGCCGGGACGAAAAACGTCGTCGTCATTACCGCCGGCTTCTCGGAGACAGGCAGCGAGGGAGCCAGACGCGAACGAAAGTTGCGCGACCTCGCCGACGAGTACGATCTCAACGTCGTCGGCCCCAACAGCCTCGGGATCATGTCGACGCCGGTCGACATGAACGCGAGCTTCGGCCCCGAGGACGCGCTCGAGGGTTCGATCTCCTTTATGAGCCAGTCCGGGGCGTTCATCACGGCCGTCTTAGACTGGGCCAGCGACCAGGGAATCGGCTTTCAGGACGTCGTCTCGCTCGGCAACAAGGCCGTCCTCGACGAGACCGACTTCATCCGCGAGTGGGGCGACGATCCCGACACGGACGTCATCATCGGCTACCTCGAGGGGATCGACGACGGCGACGAGTTCATTCGGACGGCCCGCGAGGTGACCGAGGAGACGCCGATCGTGCTCGTCAAATCCGGCCGCACCGACGCCGGCGCACAGGCCGCCTCCTCACACACCGGTGCGATCGCCGGCAGCGAGCGAGCCTACGAGGCCGGCCTCGAGCAGGCCGGCGTGATCCGAGCGAACTCCGTCCAGGAACTGTTCGACTACGCGCGGGCGCTCTCGGGGCTGTCTGAGCCCGATTCCGACGGCGTCGCCGTCGTCACGAACGCGGGCGGTCCCGGTGTGTTGACCACCGACGCCGTCGGTGACACACGCCTCGAAATGGCCGGTTTCACCGACGAGACGCTCGACGAACTGAGTGAGGCGATGCCCAAGGAGGCCAACATCTACAACCCGATCGACGCCATCGGTGACGCCGACGCCGAGCGCTTCGGTGAGGCGCTCGACATCGCGCTCGGCGATCCGAACGTCGGCAGCGCGGTCGTCGTCAGCGCGCCGACGGCCGTCCTCGAGTACGACACCCTCGCCGAGACGGTCATCGAGAAACAGCACGACCACGAGACGCCCGTCGTGACCTGTCTCATGGGCGGCCAGCGGGCGCGTGCCGCCGAAAGCGTTCTGCGCGAGTTCGGGGTCCCGAACTACTTCGATCCTGCACGAGCGGTCTCCGGGCTCGACGCGCTGGTCCAGTACCGCAACGTTCGAACGGAGACAGTCAGCGACCCAACCCAGTTCGACGTCGACCGCGAGCGCGCCCGCGACATCCTCGAGCGCGCGGCCGACCGCGACGACAACCGGCTGGGCGTCGAATCGATGGATCTCCTCGAGGCCTACGGCATTCCGACCCCCGACGGCGAAATCGTCGACGACCCGGATCGGGCACTCGAGGTCGCGTCCGGTATCGACGGCGACGTCGTGATGAAGATCGTCAGCCCCGATATCTCCCACAAATCGGATATCGGCGGCGTGAAAGTCGGCGTCGCCGACGCGGACGTCTACGACGCCTACGAAGACCTCGTCGCTCGAGCCCGCAACTACCAGCCCGACGCGACGATTCTCGGCGTGCAGGTTCAGGAAATGGTCGACCTCGACGTCGCCACCGAGACGATCGTCGGGATGAACCGGGATCCGCAGTTCGGCCCACTCTTGCTGTTCGGCCTCGGCGGCATCTTCGTCGAAATCCTCGAGGATACGTCGGTTCGCGTCGCCCCGGTCGGCGAAGACGAAGCCCGTGAGATGGTCGACGAAATCAAGGCGGCTCCGCTGTTGCGCGGCGCTCGCGGGCGCGAGCCCGCAGCCGTCGACGAGATCGTCGAGACGGTCCAGCGACTCTCACAGCTGGTGACGGACTTCCCGGCGATCCTCGAACTCGACATCAACCCGCTCGTGGCCGGCCCCGATGGCGTACAGGCAATCGACCTCAGACTCACCGTCGACACGGAGAACCTATGA
- a CDS encoding phosphotransacetylase family protein — MTDTEPTETDTETTDTDTEHSSTADADPDTDAAADTILVSSLEASTGKTAITLALARIAQENGERVGYMKPKGTSLQSNVGKTLDEDPLLARELLDLEAEMHDLEPIVYSPTFIEQAIRGREDPTELRARVTEAFETLADGTDRMFLEGGGEYDIGGIVSLTDADIAALFDARVVLVAPYSRAGDADKVLAAAESFGDRLAGVIFNDVADAAYDTLETDVVPFLEGQGIPVFGVVPREQVLSGVTVGELAEELGASMLVDAGADAYVERFTVGAMGGDSALRHFRRTKDAAVITGGDRAEIHRAALEAPGIRCLILTGGHRPSGAIIGQATESETPILTVQTDTLTTVERAEDVVHSGRTRNVETVDRMEQLLADHAAVDSILNVDD, encoded by the coding sequence ATGACCGACACCGAACCTACGGAGACCGACACCGAGACGACCGACACCGACACCGAGCACAGTTCGACAGCCGACGCCGACCCCGACACCGACGCGGCCGCCGACACCATCCTCGTGAGCTCGCTCGAGGCGAGCACCGGCAAGACCGCCATCACGCTTGCACTCGCCCGCATCGCACAGGAAAACGGCGAGCGCGTCGGCTACATGAAGCCGAAAGGCACCAGCCTGCAGAGCAACGTCGGGAAGACCTTGGACGAGGACCCGCTGCTCGCCCGGGAACTGCTCGACCTCGAGGCGGAGATGCACGATCTGGAGCCGATCGTCTACTCGCCGACGTTCATCGAGCAGGCGATTCGCGGCCGCGAAGACCCGACCGAGCTGCGAGCGCGCGTGACGGAGGCGTTCGAAACTCTCGCGGACGGCACCGATCGGATGTTCCTCGAGGGCGGTGGCGAGTACGACATCGGCGGCATCGTCTCGCTGACCGACGCCGACATCGCGGCGCTGTTCGACGCGCGCGTGGTGCTCGTTGCGCCGTACTCGAGAGCTGGTGACGCCGACAAGGTGCTTGCCGCGGCCGAGTCGTTTGGCGACCGACTCGCCGGCGTGATCTTCAACGACGTCGCGGACGCGGCCTACGACACCCTCGAGACCGATGTGGTCCCCTTCCTCGAGGGACAGGGGATTCCGGTCTTCGGCGTCGTGCCGCGCGAGCAGGTGCTTTCGGGCGTGACGGTCGGCGAACTCGCCGAGGAGCTCGGGGCGTCGATGCTCGTCGATGCCGGCGCGGACGCCTACGTCGAGCGCTTTACCGTCGGCGCGATGGGTGGCGATAGCGCCCTGCGACACTTCCGCCGGACGAAAGACGCCGCCGTGATCACGGGCGGCGACCGTGCCGAGATTCACCGTGCCGCACTCGAAGCTCCCGGGATCCGGTGTCTCATTCTCACTGGCGGCCACCGACCGTCGGGGGCGATTATCGGGCAGGCAACGGAGAGCGAGACGCCGATCCTCACGGTGCAGACAGACACGCTCACGACCGTCGAACGGGCCGAAGACGTCGTCCACAGCGGCCGGACGCGAAACGTCGAAACCGTCGATCGGATGGAGCAACTGCTCGCCGATCACGCGGCCGTCGACTCGATCCTGAACGTCGACGACTGA
- a CDS encoding PRC-barrel domain-containing protein, translated as MDDTPQEITSLVGREVYSNNGVFVGEVEDLRLNVDGEAVTGLALGNLNTELFADAARSGQGVIVPYRWVRSVGDVILINDVVERVRQPDDEEDELIA; from the coding sequence ATGGACGATACTCCCCAGGAGATCACTTCTCTCGTCGGACGTGAGGTGTACTCGAACAACGGCGTCTTCGTCGGCGAAGTCGAAGACCTGCGGCTGAACGTCGACGGCGAAGCCGTCACCGGACTCGCACTCGGCAATCTGAACACGGAACTGTTTGCAGATGCCGCCCGCAGCGGTCAGGGCGTCATCGTCCCCTACCGGTGGGTCCGATCGGTCGGTGACGTGATCCTGATCAATGACGTCGTCGAGCGCGTCCGCCAGCCCGACGACGAAGAAGACGAACTGATCGCGTAA